Sequence from the Pararhizobium gei genome:
GGGCGCTGTGGCGTCCGCTTTTCTCGTTTCCAGGGAATTTTGCGGTCAGCCGGCGACGCGCCTGTGAGCCTAAAGGTCGCGGGCCGGGACATATCCCCTTAAGGTCGAATGCGCTATTGAACGTCATACCTGAAATTTGACCGAGGACATCAAGACAATGAACCAGGACAGTGCGCATTACCCGCCCGTCGATCCGGTCAAGGCCGGCATCAAGGGACTTTGCCCGCGCTGCGGACAGGGGAAGCTGTTCAACGGCTTTCTCAAGGTCAGGCCGGAATGCGCAAGCTGCGGCCTCGACTATGGCTTCGCCGATTCCGGCGATGGACCGGTGGTCTTCGTCGTCCTGATCGTCGGTTTCATCGTCGTTGGTGCCGCTCTCTGGCTTGATGTCAACTATAACCCGCCGATCTGGCTGCATTTCCTGCTCTGGGTGCCGCTCGCCAGCATTTTTACGCTTTTTCTGATGCGCATGCTCAAAGGCATCCTGATCAGTCTCCAGTTCCGCAACAATGCACGATCCGGTGAGATCAATCGTGACTGAGTTGGTGCATGCCCCCCGCCGCCGGTTTCGTTTTCTTGCAGGCATGGTCCTGGTCCTCGTCGCCCTTGCCATCCTGTTGTCGCTCGGCACATGGCAGTTGCAGCGTCTCCACTGGAAGGAAGGCCTGCTTGCCTCCATTGCCGAACGCCGCGCCGCACCCCCGGCGGACTTAAGCGCCATCGAGGCCTTGGCGGCAGCCGGGGGGGATGTCGATTACCGGACGGTGCGCATCAGCGGCACCTATCTCAACAGCAAGGAGCGCCATTTCTTTGCGACCTATCGGGGACGCACGGGCTATTACGTCTACACGCCGCTGCAACTGGCCGATGACCGTTTCGTGCTGGTCAATCGCGGCTTCGTCTCCTTCGAGCGCAAGGAGCCGAACATGCGCAAACACGGCCAATTGACGGGCATGCAGACGGTGACAGGACTGGCGCGGGCGAAGCTTTCCGGCAAACCATCCTGGGCGGTGCCGGACAATGACGTGCGAAAGAACATTTTCTACTGGAAAGATCTCGACGTCATGGCATCCAGCGCCGGTCTCTCGACGGATCGCACGCTGCCGTTCTTCGTCGATGCCGACGCGACCCCCAATCCCGGCGGCATGCCAATCGGCGGCGTCACCCAGTTCGACTTTCCCAACAGCCATCTGCAATACGCCGTCACCTGGTACGGTCTGGCCGCCGCACTGGCCGCCGTCAGCGCTGTGTTCATTTTCCGGCGAACACGCTAAGAACCAAGGACCACGATACGGGAGAGCCCATGTCCATCCTTGCCAACAGTCTCGTTGCCCTGACGGCAATCCTGCATATCGGCTTTCTCGTGCTTGAGATGTTCCTGTGGACGAAGCCGCAGGGTCTTAAAGTGTTCCGCATGTCGCCGCAACAGGCGGAAGCGACGAAGGTGCTGGCTGCCAACCAGGGGCTCTATAACGGCTTTCTTGCCGCCGGCCTGTTCTGGTCGCTTGTCGCAACGCCGCCGGAATTTGGGTTGCAGCTCAAGCTCTTCTTTCTTGTGTGCGTGGTCGTTGCCGCTATATATGGCGCATGGTCGGTTCATCCGCGCATCCTGCTCGTGCAGGGCGGTCCGGCCATCGCGGCCCTTCTGTTCATTCTGCTGGCATCCTGATCAATGACGTTTCCCTCTCTCGCAAAGCAACCGATCACCCTGCGCCTTTGCGGGCCGCGTGGGTTTTGCGCCGGCGTCGACCGGGCAATCCAGATCGTCGTTCTGGCGCTGAAGGAGTTCGGCGCGCCGGTCTATGTCCGCCACGAGATCGTCCACAACCGCTACGTGGTCGAAGGGCTCGAGGCGAAAGGCGCGATCTTCGTCGAGGAACTGGACGAGATCCCGGAGGAGCATCGCAAACAGCCGGTGGTCTTCTCGGCCCATGGCGTTCCGAAATCGGTGCCGGCCGATGCCGCCAGCCGGAATCTGTTTTACCTCGACGCCACATGCCCGCTGGTCTCCAAGGTCCACAAGCAGGCCATGCGGCATAACAAGCTCGGCCGCCATGTTGTTCTGATCGGCCATGCCGGCCACCCGGAGGTGATCGGCACGATGGGCCAGTTGCCCGAAGGCGCGGTATCTCTGGTCGAGACCATCGAGGATGCGGAGCTTTATACCCCGTCCGATCCCGACAATCTCGGTTTCGTTACCCAGACGACGCTCTCGGTCGATGACACGGCCGGAGTCATCAAGCGGCTTCACGAACGCTTTCCGAACCTCACGGCGCCGGCGGCCGATTCGATCTGCTACGCCACGACCAACCGCCAGGAGGCGGTCAAGCAGGCGGCCCCCGGCTGCGATCTGTTCCTGATCGTCGGCGCCCCCAATTCATCCAATTCCAAGCGCCTGGTCGAGGTCGCGCTCAGGGCAGGGGCCACCAGATCCGTGCTGGTGCAGCGCGCTTCGGAGATCGAGTGGGACAGTCTCGGCGACCTTCGCACTGTCGGACTTTCCGCCGGCGCGTCGGCTCCGGAAGTGATCGTCAACGAGATTATCGAGGCGTTCCGGGACCGCTATGACATGGTCATCGAGCTTGCCGACACGGTGGAGGAAACCGAAAATTTCCTGGTCAACCGCGAGCTTCGCCACGTTCCGCTGACCACACAGGACATGGCCTTCGTGAATGGGGAATAGGACTTGCGGGCAGACAGCATGTATCCCCGGTCAAGCGTGATGACGACGATCTTGGGGCTGGTCTTTTCCGCAGCCACCACGTCCGTTGCGGGTGGTCCATGCCTTTGTCATCCCGGGACTTGACCCGAGGATCGATAAACTGACAAACCCACTCACCATCCCGGCAGAACCGATCAAACCCGCGAGATCAGACCTTGGCAGTTTACACCGACATCACCGAAGACGACCTGGGCAAATTTCTCACGGCTTATGATATCGGCACGCTCACCTCCTACAAGGGCATCGCCGAGGGCGTGGAAAACACCAATTTCCTGTTGCACACCACCAGGGGCTCCTACATCCTGACGCTCTACGAAAAGCGCGTCGATCAGAACGATCTGCCGTTCTTTCTCGGACTTATGCAGCATCTTTCGGATCGCGGCCTGTCCTGCCCGCTGCCCCTGCCGCGGTCGGACGGAAGGTTTCTCGGCCAGTTGTCGGGCCGCCCTGCCGCGCTGATCTCCTTTCTGGAAGGCATGTGGCTGCGCAAGCCGGACGCCGATCATTGCCGCGCGGTCGGCAAGGCGTTAGGCGACATGCACCTTGCCGCCGAGGGCTTCGATATCCGGCGGCGGAACGCCCTGTCGGTCGATGGCTGGCGTCCTCTCTGGAACAATTCGCGCGATCGTGCCGACGAGGTGCTGCCCGGCCTGACGAACGAGATCGCGGCTGAGCTGGATTTCCTCGAATCCCGTTGGCCGAAGGATTTGCCGGAAGGTGTCATCCATGCGGACCTCTTTCCCGACAATGTCTTTTTTCTTGGTGACCGGCTGTCGGGCCTGATCGATTTCTATTTCGCCTGCAATGATCTCCTCGCCTATGACATCTCCATCTGCCTCAATGCCTGGTGCTTCGAGAAGGACGGGGCGTTCAACAGAACCAAGGGCATGGCGCTATTGTCTGGCTACCAGAGCGTTCGGCCATTAACGGAGAATGAGGTTGCCGCGCTGCCGCTGCTTGCCCGTGGCTCTGCTCTGCGCTTTTTCCTGACGCGCCTCTATGACTGGCTGACGACGCCCGCCGGAGCGCTGGTGGTGAAGAAGGATCCTCTGGAATACTGGAAGAAGCTGCAGTTCCACCGCTCCGTTGCGGATGCTGCGGAATATGGACTGAAACCGTCTGGAGACGAAGCATGAAGCATGTCGATATTTTTACGGACGGTGCCTGCTCCGGCAATCCCGGCCCGGGCGGTTGGGGTGCGGTGCTGCGCCACGGCGATGTCGAAAAGGATCTCTGCGGCGGCGAGGCGGAAACCACCAACAACCGCATGGAACTGCTGGCCGCGATCACGGCCCTGACATCGCTCAAGACATCGTGCGAGGTCGATCTTTACACCGATTCCAAATATGTCATGGACGGCATCGGCAAATGGATTCACGGCTGGAAAAAGAACGGCTGGAAAACCGCGGACAGGAAGCCCGTCAAGAACGGTGAACTCTGGCAGGCGCTGGATGCCGCCAACCAGAGCCATAAGGTCACCTGGCACTGGGTCAAGGGCCATGCCGGCCATCCCGAAAACGAACGCGCCGACGAACTTGCCCGCAAGGGCATGGAACCGTTCAAGAAGAAACCGCGCGCTGTCGTCTGACTGGCGCGCGGTTCGAACGTCAAACACACTGTCCGGCAGTGGAGCGGACAGCAATCTTGGCGTCAGAGCTGATCCAGCATGGCAGCTGCTGCCGAAACCGTGGCCTGTCCCGGGCTCTCCTCAACATTCAACGACTTGACGATGCCGTCTTCCACCAGCATCGAATACCGTTTAGAGCGCAGGCCGAGGGTGCCGGCCGAAAGATCGACATCCATGCCCAGCGCCTTGGTGAAGTCGGCATTCCAGTCAGACAGGAAGTGGATCTTGTCCATGCCGCCGGATGCGGTCGCCCAGGCACCCATGACATGCACATCGTTCACAGCGACAACGGCGATCTCATCGACGCCGCGGGACAGGATGGCGTCGCGGTTTTCCAGGTAACCCGGCAGATGGTTCAGCGAGCAGGTCGGCGTGAAGGCGCCGGGAACGGCAAACAGCACGACTTTCTTGCCGGAAAACAGCTGCTCGGTGGTGATCTCGACCGGCCCGTCGGCAGTCTTTTCCTTGAACGTGGCGGCGGGCAGCTTGTCTCCGACGGAAATTGTCATGATGTCACTCCTTGAGGGCGCTTGGGACGGACGGAGCGGCTGCACTCCGGGATCGGCTGGGAATATAGATTTGCCTCAATCAAAGGCAAGCGGCGTTTCCATGCTTTGGCCGCCGGATCGGGCAACCAGGAAAATCGCGCCGCTTTTGAGATTGCCGCCCTTTGCCGGCGCCCGGAACGGCACTTCCAGCAGGTAGGTGCCAGCCTCTGCGGCAAGCTTCCTCGGCTTGCCGAAGCTGAAGCCGGGAGGGCCGGCGAGAAAAATCTCGGGCGGGGTTTCAGGCGAAGCCGATGGCGCGACCATTGAGAGGCGAAGCGTTTTTGCTGCCTGATCGAGAGAAGCGGTCTTGACCCGAAAACCCTCGCTCGGCTGTGCCGGGAGAGCGGCAAACGCATCCTTGATCCGTGCCTCGTCCAAAGGATTCTCCACGTCATTCGCCTCGAAGGCAAGATCGCCCTGCACGGGGATGCAGATGTCCTTGCAGATACCAAGGAAGAACGAAGCCTTGATCTGCGCCGCTCGCGGCCGGTCTGTTTTCAGGAGAAGCGGAAAGGCAACCGGCCGATCATAACCCGTATAGCGCACGATGCCGTCGTCGAAGTTTTTCGGTGGGGGGAAGCGCATGCCGGAAAAAACCACACCGGTGGCCGGGTCGATCGTGATCTGAGGCGGGATGCCGCTCGCGCCTGGTTCCAGCCAATAGGTCTTCCAGCCGGGTTTCAGGCGAATGTCGAGAATGGCGGGAATGGCACCATCAGGCTTCGGCCGCCCGGCGACGATGCGGATATCGCCACCCTGCGACGTTACCCACTGGCTTCTGGCTGCCGTTGCTGCGGATGCGATAAAAAAATACGCGGCAAGACTTGCCACCGCTGCCAAAAGAGTCACACTCGTTCTGAAGGGATGATGTTTCATGGCGATGACGCTTATCGCTTTTGGAGTATGGTTTAAAGGCGTCCGTTTTCACCTCCGGATCATTTTCTCTTGAGGAAACTGATGAGGCTGGGAAAGGCGGCTGGGAAGCTGGACGAAATCCGACCGAGAAGGCTAGAGCCATGATAGCGACATTCCAGAAGAAGCGGGAGCGGGGCTTGCTGGACGGTCAGTTTCTGATCGCAATGCCCGGCATGTTCGACAGCACGTTTGCCCGCACGGTCATTTTCGTCTGCGCCCATTCCAAGGACGGTGCCATGGGCTTCGTACTCAACCGTGCGCAGCCGCTGACCTTTCCGGATGTGCTGCAGCATCTGCAGATCGTCGATGAAGCAGAGGCTATTCAGCTTCCCTCAAAGGCCCGCAACTTTCAGATCCAGACTGGCGGACCCGTCGAAACCGGCCGCGGCTTCGTGCTTCACTCCGACGACTATCTCAGCGAATCAAGTATTCCCGTCAGCGACGACATCTGCCTGACGGCGACACTCGATATCGTGCGCGCCATTTCTCGGGGCGAGGGGCCATCGAAAGCGATGATGATGCTCGGCTATGCTGGCTGGGGAGCCGGCCAGCTGGAAGCGGAGATCGCCAACAATGGCTGGCTCAATTGCCCGGCAAACGACGAGCTGATTTTCGATCGCGATCTCGGCGACAAATATGACCGGGCTCTGGCGCTGATGGGTGTTTCCCCGGCAATGCTGTCGGTCGATGCCGGTCATGCTTGACCTCGGCCGAACCCGACTTTCCGATCTTTTTGGGAAAATGGCTTCGCCGGAGATGGACCGTTTACCAGACGCTTGCAGCTCAACAGCGGGGTGAGAATGGCGCGGGAATGAATTTGTGCCTTGCGCTTCGTTGGCCGGAACCATTTGACGACACCGCCGTTTTCATCGGCGAGGGCAGGATGGCTATACTGACCCAAAATCAAAGGATCCGACAATGGGAAGCACTTCTGACAAAGTTTCCGGCACGGCCAACAAGGTTGCCGGCAAGGCCAAGCAGGCTGTTGGCAAGGCGATCGACAATGACAGGCTGAAGGCTGAAGGAAAAGGCCAGGAAGTCAAGGGCAAGGTCCAGACTGCTTCCGGCAAGGCCAAGGACGCCGTCAAGGGCGCGGTCGATCACATCTGATAATTTCGCCGTCCTTGCCTTACAGGCTAGGATGTGCGCGAGGTGCGCGGATCGACTGTCCTGACGGGTTCAACTGGATGGACGATTCTAGCGCCGATGCCCGCTGTGCCCCGTGCCGGCGGGCATTCATCTGTATGGACGTTCGCAGAATTACTTAAATTTTTTACGAGGCATCAATGAGACTTTTTGCATGCGCGAATTGCGGCAACCCTATTCATTTCGACAATCGTAGCTGCATCAATTGCGGCAGCCGGCTGGGATTCCTGCCTGAGGACGTGATGCTTTACGCGCTCGTGCCAGCAAATGATGGCAATTGGCAGGTTTTCAACGGGCACGGCGGCGCGGTTCGGTTCTGCGCCAACGAAGCTGCCGATATCTGCAATTGGCTGTTGCCGGTACAGGACCACAACATCTATTGCGCGGCATGCCGCCACAATCGTATCGTCCCGGTAACCGACAATGCGGAAGGACTGGCCCGGTGGCAGAAGATCGGCCAGGCCCAGCGGCATCTGTTTTACTCTCTGCTGCGCTGGAACCTGCCCCATCCCGGCCGCGATGTCGATCCGAATGGCGGTCTGGTGTTCGATTACCTGGCCGACGAGGTTGATGCCAATGGCAATGTCATCCCGGCCATGACCGGCCACGAAGACGGGCTCATCAGCCTGCGTGCGGCGGAGGCGAACGACGCCACCCGGGAAAGTGTGCGCGTGTCCATGGGCGAGCCCTACCGGACGCTGCTTGGCCACTTCCGCCATGAGATCGGTCACTTCTACTTCGAGCAACTGGTGCGCGACGACCAGACCCTGTGGGAGGCCCGATCCCTGTTCGGCGATGAACGCGAGGATTATGCCGAGGCTCTGAAGCGCAACTACGAGCAGGGACCGCCGGCCGATTGGCAGACCCGGTTCATCAGTACCTATGCCAGCTGCCATCCGGCGGAGGATTTCGCCGAATGCTGGGCGCATTTCTTCCATATCGTCGACACGCTGGAAACGGCCCGAGCGTTCGGCCTGTCAACCGACCCGCGCCGTCACGGAGACATGGCGACAGAAATTGCTTTCGACCCCTATCGCGCACCGGACGCCCAGGGGCTCGTCGACGCCTGGGTACCCCTCAGCGTCGCCCTCAACAGCCTCCAGCGCAGCATGGGGCAGCCCGACAGCTATCCCTTCATACTCTCGCCGCCAGTCGTGGAGAAGCTTAACTTCATCAACAGGCTGATCAGGCGGGCAGGAGAGGGCTACGCTCGGTAGCGGCGATCACGCTGAGACGTTCGAGGTCTGGAGTTTCACACCACTGCCTCACGCCCGTTTCATCAACGGAAACCGCTCCTTGAGCAACCGCTGGATCAAGTCCGGGGCGATCGGCGGGCCGAAGAGGAAGCTCTGGCCGTAGTCGCAGCCCATCTGGGCGAGCTGAATGGCATCTTCCTCGGATTCGATGCCCTCGGCGACGACCTGCATGTCGAGATCGCGCGCCATGCCAATGATCGACCGGAGCAGGATCGTGCGCCTGTCCCCCGGATCCCTGACCAGCGCCTTGTCGATCTTGATCGTGTCGAAAGGAAAGCGGGTGAGGTAGGCGAGCGAGGAGTAGCCGGTGCCGAAGTCGTCCAGTGCCAGCGATAGACCGGCATCCTTCAGCTTTTCCAGAACAAGCCGCGCCTGTTCGGGATTTTCCATTACGAGCGATTCCGTCAGTTCCACCTTCACCTTTGCCGGATCGCAATGGTTCTTGCTGAGGATTGCTCTCACATCGTCATGCAGGTCGTTGTTAAGCAGTTGCGCGCTCGACAGGTTGACCGAAACGAAGATCGGCAGATCGCCGGTCTGGATCTGCCATTCCGTCAGGTCGCTGCTTGCCCGCTCGAAGGCAAAGAGGCCGAGTTGGTGGATCAGGTCGCAATTCTCCGCAATCGGGATGAATTCCGACGGCGAGATGCTGCCGCGTTTCGGATGTTCCCAGCGCATCAGCGCCTCGAATCCGGCGATTTCGGCGTCCTGAAGGCGCACGATCGGCTGGTAGACGAGGCTGAGTTCCTTGCGCTCGATGGCGCGGCGCAGGTCGTTCTCCAGTTGCAAACGGTCGGTGCCGGAGGTGCGGAACGCCGGCCGGAAGGGTTCGACACGGTTGCCGCCGGCCTTCTTGGCACGGAACATCGCCAGCTCGGCATCACTGAGAAGACTTGCCGCATTTTCCTGCTGATCGACCCATGACACGAGACCGACCGAGGCGGTAAGATTGATTTCGCGGTTGCCGAAGTTGAGCGGCACCATGATGGCCTTCGACACCGCGTCGGCAAAGTCCGCCACCTTGGCAGGGTCGCGCTCGGACATCAGGATCAGGCCGAACTCGTCGCCACCGAGCCGCGCCAGCGTGTCCTGCGGCTTGATCAGGCGCCGCAGGCGGCGCGTCAGGGCAATCAGGATATTGTCGCCTGCGGCGATCCCAAGCACGTCGTTGACCTGCTTGTAGCGGTCGATGTCGATGGTGAGAATCGTCGGGCGCACCCCGGTCGCGCCGGGCGCGAAGGACAGGATGGATTGCAGGCGGTCAAGGAAAATCTGGCGGTTCGGCAGACCGGTCAGGTTATCGTGCAGCGCATTGTGCAGCAGCCGGTCGATGGAATTCTTCTGCTCGGTAATATCGACGATGGTGCCGACGCAGCGGATGATTTCGCCGTTGGCGCCGAGAACCGGCCGCGCCCGGATGGACAGCCAGTGATAGTGGCCGTCCTCGGCCCGGATGCGGAATTCGTGGTTCAGCCGCCCCTTGCGATGCTCGAGAAGAACGTCGAGCGTTGCCCGGAATCGATCCCGGTCGTCCGGGTGAAGCCGCGGTACCCAGTTGCGGACGGCGCCATGCATGGTGCCCGAGGCAAGCCCCAACTGCGCGGAAATGTCTGGGATGGTCACGACCCGGTCGCGCGCAACGTCCCAGTCCCAGACGGTGTCCCCGGACCCGGTGAGGGCGAGCGACTGGCGCTCCAGATCGGAAAACAGCCCCTGGCTATAGGCGCCACCGGCAAAGGCGTGCTGCATGACCGTGAAGCCGATCAGGAGCACGATGAGCACCAGCCCGCCGCCGAGCGCCGGCTGCACGATGTCGTTTGCCAGTTGTCCGGTGACCGTCAGCCAGGCGCCGAACAGCCAGACGAGGATCAGGATCCAGGCCGGAACGAGAAGAATGGCGCGGTCATACCGGTTGAAGCCGAGATAGGCGATCAGGATGATGCCGGCCGTGCCGGTCAGCGCGAAGGACAGACGGGCAATGCCCGACGCGATGGCCGGGTCATAGATCGCCACGCCGAAGAGGAGACCGAGGCCCAGAATCCAGGCAAGCGTCACATAGGAAAGATGCTGGTGCCAGCGATTGAGATTGAGATAGGTGAAGAGGAAGATGACGAGACCGGCAGCCAGAAAGACTTCGGTTCCCGCCCGCCATATGCGCTCGTCTCCGGACGTGATGCTGATCAGCTTGGACAGGAAGCCGAAATCGACGCAGATATAGGCAAGCACCGCCCAGGCCAGCGCCGCCGTCGCCGGCAGCATGGAAGTGCCCTTGACGACGAACAGGATGGTGAGGAAAACCGCAAGCAGGCCTGCAATGCCCAGCACGATGCCGCGATAGAGCGTGAAGGCGTTGACCGTATCCTTGTAGGCGTCGGGTTGCCACAGATACATTTGCGGCAGGTCGGGGCCTGCCAGTTCCGCGACGAAGGTGATGACCGAGCCGGGGTTGAGCGTGATGCGGAAAACGTCCGCCTCGTCGCTTGCCTGGCGATCCAGCGCAAAGCCTTCGCTCGGCGTGATCGAAAGAATGCGCTGCGAGCCGAGATCGGGCCAGAACAGCTTGGAATTCACCAGCCGGAAATGCGGGGCGACGATGACGCGCTCCAATTGCTCTTCAGAAACATTGGCCAGCGCAAAAACAGCCCAGTCGCCCTGGTGATTTTCGGCTGAGGAGCGAACCTCGATGCGCCGGACGATGCCGTCCGTGCCCGGTGCCGTCGAGACCTGGAAGGCCTCGCCGCGTCCGGTATAGATCTCCGTCGTCGCCGTCAGGTCGAGCGCCGTATCCTCACGCGAAATCTTCACCGGTTCGATGGCATGCGCCATCCCGATTCCCAGCAAGCAGATTGCGGTCATCACGGCAGTCAGGAACGCCAGAAGCCTTCCAGCTGTTGCCAGAAGCCTTCCAGATGTTGGAGGAGACGGCATGCGCTTCACAAACATTCAGTCACTCGAATTCCCGGTTGGAACGCTGTCGCGCGCGAGCAGCGAAAACATCAGGTGATCCCGCCATTGCCCGTTGATTTTCAGATATTCCCGCAGATAGCCTTCGCGTTGAAACCCGGCCTTTTCAAGGAGCCGGATGCTTCTCTGGTTCTCGGGAATACAGGCTGCCTCGATGCGGTGCAACTGAAGGCTGGAAAAGATATAGGGAACGGCGAGCCGCACGGCCTTCGCCATATGCCCCTTGCCTGCATGACGCTCGCCCATCCAGTAGCCGATCATGCAGCACTGCGCGGCCCCGCGGCGGATATAGCCGATGGTCAGCCCTCCGACGAGGGCCTCATCGGCGCGGGAAATGATGAAGAGCGGCACGGCCTGACCGGACGCGAACTCCTGCTCGTTTCGGATGACGCGGCTCCTGAAGGCGCTCTCCGTCATCTCGTCGGCGCGCCAAGTCGGCTCCCAAGGCTCAAGAAAAGCACGGCTATCGCTGCGCAGCCGGTACCACTGGCGGTAGTCGGTGGCTTTCGGCAGCCGAAGGACGTGGGTCTCGCCAATGATCTCGACCGGGTCCGGCTGCCGTGACAGAAACCGAAAGACCGATCGCGCCATAGAAGTCTCCGCAGTCGCTGAAGTGCCGTCATGCGGGAGGGCAGGCCTGTGAAGAGCGCCCACCATCGCTTCGGCAAGGTTTAG
This genomic interval carries:
- a CDS encoding DUF983 domain-containing protein; its protein translation is MNQDSAHYPPVDPVKAGIKGLCPRCGQGKLFNGFLKVRPECASCGLDYGFADSGDGPVVFVVLIVGFIVVGAALWLDVNYNPPIWLHFLLWVPLASIFTLFLMRMLKGILISLQFRNNARSGEINRD
- a CDS encoding SURF1 family protein — encoded protein: MHDPVRSIVTELVHAPRRRFRFLAGMVLVLVALAILLSLGTWQLQRLHWKEGLLASIAERRAAPPADLSAIEALAAAGGDVDYRTVRISGTYLNSKERHFFATYRGRTGYYVYTPLQLADDRFVLVNRGFVSFERKEPNMRKHGQLTGMQTVTGLARAKLSGKPSWAVPDNDVRKNIFYWKDLDVMASSAGLSTDRTLPFFVDADATPNPGGMPIGGVTQFDFPNSHLQYAVTWYGLAAALAAVSAVFIFRRTR
- a CDS encoding DUF1304 domain-containing protein, with product MSILANSLVALTAILHIGFLVLEMFLWTKPQGLKVFRMSPQQAEATKVLAANQGLYNGFLAAGLFWSLVATPPEFGLQLKLFFLVCVVVAAIYGAWSVHPRILLVQGGPAIAALLFILLAS
- the ispH gene encoding 4-hydroxy-3-methylbut-2-enyl diphosphate reductase, with the translated sequence MTFPSLAKQPITLRLCGPRGFCAGVDRAIQIVVLALKEFGAPVYVRHEIVHNRYVVEGLEAKGAIFVEELDEIPEEHRKQPVVFSAHGVPKSVPADAASRNLFYLDATCPLVSKVHKQAMRHNKLGRHVVLIGHAGHPEVIGTMGQLPEGAVSLVETIEDAELYTPSDPDNLGFVTQTTLSVDDTAGVIKRLHERFPNLTAPAADSICYATTNRQEAVKQAAPGCDLFLIVGAPNSSNSKRLVEVALRAGATRSVLVQRASEIEWDSLGDLRTVGLSAGASAPEVIVNEIIEAFRDRYDMVIELADTVEETENFLVNRELRHVPLTTQDMAFVNGE
- a CDS encoding homoserine kinase → MAVYTDITEDDLGKFLTAYDIGTLTSYKGIAEGVENTNFLLHTTRGSYILTLYEKRVDQNDLPFFLGLMQHLSDRGLSCPLPLPRSDGRFLGQLSGRPAALISFLEGMWLRKPDADHCRAVGKALGDMHLAAEGFDIRRRNALSVDGWRPLWNNSRDRADEVLPGLTNEIAAELDFLESRWPKDLPEGVIHADLFPDNVFFLGDRLSGLIDFYFACNDLLAYDISICLNAWCFEKDGAFNRTKGMALLSGYQSVRPLTENEVAALPLLARGSALRFFLTRLYDWLTTPAGALVVKKDPLEYWKKLQFHRSVADAAEYGLKPSGDEA
- the rnhA gene encoding ribonuclease HI, with product MKHVDIFTDGACSGNPGPGGWGAVLRHGDVEKDLCGGEAETTNNRMELLAAITALTSLKTSCEVDLYTDSKYVMDGIGKWIHGWKKNGWKTADRKPVKNGELWQALDAANQSHKVTWHWVKGHAGHPENERADELARKGMEPFKKKPRAVV
- a CDS encoding peroxiredoxin, which translates into the protein MTISVGDKLPAATFKEKTADGPVEITTEQLFSGKKVVLFAVPGAFTPTCSLNHLPGYLENRDAILSRGVDEIAVVAVNDVHVMGAWATASGGMDKIHFLSDWNADFTKALGMDVDLSAGTLGLRSKRYSMLVEDGIVKSLNVEESPGQATVSAAAAMLDQL
- a CDS encoding protein-disulfide reductase DsbD domain-containing protein, whose amino-acid sequence is MKHHPFRTSVTLLAAVASLAAYFFIASAATAARSQWVTSQGGDIRIVAGRPKPDGAIPAILDIRLKPGWKTYWLEPGASGIPPQITIDPATGVVFSGMRFPPPKNFDDGIVRYTGYDRPVAFPLLLKTDRPRAAQIKASFFLGICKDICIPVQGDLAFEANDVENPLDEARIKDAFAALPAQPSEGFRVKTASLDQAAKTLRLSMVAPSASPETPPEIFLAGPPGFSFGKPRKLAAEAGTYLLEVPFRAPAKGGNLKSGAIFLVARSGGQSMETPLAFD
- a CDS encoding YqgE/AlgH family protein encodes the protein MIATFQKKRERGLLDGQFLIAMPGMFDSTFARTVIFVCAHSKDGAMGFVLNRAQPLTFPDVLQHLQIVDEAEAIQLPSKARNFQIQTGGPVETGRGFVLHSDDYLSESSIPVSDDICLTATLDIVRAISRGEGPSKAMMMLGYAGWGAGQLEAEIANNGWLNCPANDELIFDRDLGDKYDRALALMGVSPAMLSVDAGHA
- a CDS encoding CsbD family protein → MGSTSDKVSGTANKVAGKAKQAVGKAIDNDRLKAEGKGQEVKGKVQTASGKAKDAVKGAVDHI
- a CDS encoding zinc-binding metallopeptidase family protein, which encodes MRLFACANCGNPIHFDNRSCINCGSRLGFLPEDVMLYALVPANDGNWQVFNGHGGAVRFCANEAADICNWLLPVQDHNIYCAACRHNRIVPVTDNAEGLARWQKIGQAQRHLFYSLLRWNLPHPGRDVDPNGGLVFDYLADEVDANGNVIPAMTGHEDGLISLRAAEANDATRESVRVSMGEPYRTLLGHFRHEIGHFYFEQLVRDDQTLWEARSLFGDEREDYAEALKRNYEQGPPADWQTRFISTYASCHPAEDFAECWAHFFHIVDTLETARAFGLSTDPRRHGDMATEIAFDPYRAPDAQGLVDAWVPLSVALNSLQRSMGQPDSYPFILSPPVVEKLNFINRLIRRAGEGYAR
- a CDS encoding EAL domain-containing protein, producing MFVKRMPSPPTSGRLLATAGRLLAFLTAVMTAICLLGIGMAHAIEPVKISREDTALDLTATTEIYTGRGEAFQVSTAPGTDGIVRRIEVRSSAENHQGDWAVFALANVSEEQLERVIVAPHFRLVNSKLFWPDLGSQRILSITPSEGFALDRQASDEADVFRITLNPGSVITFVAELAGPDLPQMYLWQPDAYKDTVNAFTLYRGIVLGIAGLLAVFLTILFVVKGTSMLPATAALAWAVLAYICVDFGFLSKLISITSGDERIWRAGTEVFLAAGLVIFLFTYLNLNRWHQHLSYVTLAWILGLGLLFGVAIYDPAIASGIARLSFALTGTAGIILIAYLGFNRYDRAILLVPAWILILVWLFGAWLTVTGQLANDIVQPALGGGLVLIVLLIGFTVMQHAFAGGAYSQGLFSDLERQSLALTGSGDTVWDWDVARDRVVTIPDISAQLGLASGTMHGAVRNWVPRLHPDDRDRFRATLDVLLEHRKGRLNHEFRIRAEDGHYHWLSIRARPVLGANGEIIRCVGTIVDITEQKNSIDRLLHNALHDNLTGLPNRQIFLDRLQSILSFAPGATGVRPTILTIDIDRYKQVNDVLGIAAGDNILIALTRRLRRLIKPQDTLARLGGDEFGLILMSERDPAKVADFADAVSKAIMVPLNFGNREINLTASVGLVSWVDQQENAASLLSDAELAMFRAKKAGGNRVEPFRPAFRTSGTDRLQLENDLRRAIERKELSLVYQPIVRLQDAEIAGFEALMRWEHPKRGSISPSEFIPIAENCDLIHQLGLFAFERASSDLTEWQIQTGDLPIFVSVNLSSAQLLNNDLHDDVRAILSKNHCDPAKVKVELTESLVMENPEQARLVLEKLKDAGLSLALDDFGTGYSSLAYLTRFPFDTIKIDKALVRDPGDRRTILLRSIIGMARDLDMQVVAEGIESEEDAIQLAQMGCDYGQSFLFGPPIAPDLIQRLLKERFPLMKRA